The Ranitomeya variabilis isolate aRanVar5 chromosome 7, aRanVar5.hap1, whole genome shotgun sequence genome includes a window with the following:
- the BHLHA15 gene encoding class A basic helix-loop-helix protein 15, giving the protein MKTNPRSTRRRLEIDLEDEESPEQQTSSEDDNDKCYVYREKSKSKSQEPGKSGNRRKRQSSQGKEHSVRRLESNERERQRMHKLNNAFQALREVIPHVRAEKKLSKIETLTLAKNYINTLTATVLNMSSGGLPGDPRTDTRRGGKLYRHYQQQHGEEDNDEHLEKYSTQIHSFRQGS; this is encoded by the coding sequence ATGAAGACAAACCCAAGATCAACGAGACGAAGACTGGAAATCGACTTGGAGGACGAAGAGAGTCCGGAACAGCAAACTTCCAGCGAGGATGATAACGATAAGTGCTACGTGTATCGCGAGAAGAGTAAGAGTAAAAGCCAAGAACCCGGTAAGAGCGGCAACCGGAGGAAGAGACAGTCATCCCAAGGGAAGGAGCACAGCGTCCGTAGGCTGGAGAGCAACGAACGGGAACGGCAGAGGATGCACAAGCTCAACAACGCCTTCCAGGCTCTACGAGAAGTCATTCCACACGTCAGGGCGGAGAAGAAATTGTCCAAAATCGAAACGCTTACCTTGGCCAAAAACTACATAAATACTTTAACCGCCACCGTACTGAATATGTCCAGCGGTGGCTTGCCCGGGGACCCGAGGACGGATACAAGGAGAGGGGGAAAGCTCTATCGACATTACCAGCAGCAAcacggggaggaggacaatgatgaACACCTAGAAAAGTACTCTACACAAATCCACAGCTTTCGGCAAGGTAGTTGA